A single window of Acinetobacter wuhouensis DNA harbors:
- a CDS encoding dicarboxylate/amino acid:cation symporter: protein MSLNTQIFVAAILGVAFGFLLNQFPNTQFLENSIYGLSIASSIFIGLLKMLLVPLIFSSILVGVSNLEAGHQLSRVWKITLACCVTTTTLALILGLASTHLFNVGQGVDIALFQEAMNNHKSPDTLTPSSFLTNFIQNTLINPFKAFSEGNVLAVVLFALLLGLALVQGGERFNGIKQLARQFFDIMMMLVGWVMKVAPIGIFALMAKLIATEDISILSRLAEFAVVVTGTTIFHGVVVLPLLLWIFGKMNPITFFKGTRAALITAFATSSSSATMPLSLKCTQENLGVRPQIAGFVIPFGSQLNMDGTALYEAAAALFIANLMGLELSITQQIIVCLTAMIASLGAPGIPSAGMVTMIMVLQSVGLPAEAIAILLPIDRILDTVRTVVNVQGDMMISVVVDRNTRDMGEPS from the coding sequence ATCAGCCTAAACACCCAAATTTTTGTTGCCGCCATTCTTGGTGTTGCCTTTGGATTTTTACTTAATCAATTTCCAAATACACAATTTTTAGAGAACAGTATTTATGGTTTAAGCATTGCCAGTAGCATTTTCATTGGCTTATTGAAAATGCTATTAGTACCACTGATTTTCAGTTCAATCCTAGTTGGTGTTTCTAACTTGGAAGCAGGGCATCAACTGAGCCGAGTTTGGAAAATTACTTTGGCGTGTTGTGTGACCACAACCACTTTGGCATTGATTCTAGGTTTAGCATCGACACATCTATTCAACGTTGGGCAAGGTGTTGATATTGCATTATTCCAAGAAGCAATGAATAACCATAAAAGCCCAGATACACTGACACCGAGTTCCTTTTTAACAAACTTTATTCAAAATACATTGATCAATCCATTTAAAGCATTTAGTGAGGGGAATGTCCTTGCGGTGGTTTTATTTGCATTGTTGCTTGGTTTGGCTTTGGTGCAGGGTGGTGAGCGTTTTAATGGTATAAAACAGTTAGCACGTCAATTTTTCGACATCATGATGATGCTCGTCGGTTGGGTAATGAAAGTTGCCCCGATTGGTATTTTTGCCTTGATGGCAAAATTAATCGCCACTGAAGATATTTCGATTCTCAGTCGTTTGGCTGAGTTCGCCGTTGTGGTGACAGGTACGACGATTTTTCATGGCGTGGTGGTATTGCCGTTGTTGCTGTGGATTTTTGGCAAAATGAATCCAATCACTTTTTTTAAAGGCACGCGTGCTGCGTTGATTACCGCATTTGCCACTAGTTCAAGTTCGGCAACCATGCCTTTAAGTTTGAAATGTACTCAAGAAAATCTAGGTGTACGTCCGCAAATCGCAGGTTTTGTGATTCCTTTTGGTTCACAGTTGAATATGGATGGCACGGCACTCTATGAAGCGGCTGCTGCTCTATTTATTGCCAATTTAATGGGGCTGGAATTATCCATTACCCAACAAATTATTGTCTGTTTAACCGCAATGATTGCCTCTTTGGGTGCACCAGGGATTCCAAGTGCAGGGATGGTGACCATGATCATGGTGCTACAGTCTGTCGGTTTGCCTGCTGAAGCGATTGCGATTCTCTTACCGATTGACCGTATTTTAGATACTGTACGAACCGTGGTGAATGTCCAAGGCGATATGATGATCAGTGTAGTAGTAGATCGGAATACGCGAGATATGGGAGAGCCGTCTTAA
- a CDS encoding acyl-CoA thioesterase: protein MNALTQELVELLTLEKLEEHIFRGQSRNLVGKRVFGGQVLGQALRAASYTADRPVHSLHAYFLYGGDINAPIIYEVDRLRDGKSFLSRQVRAIQHGRTIFSAMVSFATPEEGLDYQIAEPEYPAPEELKSEQELKENLISFIPENVRTAFMRPRQVDIRPINIGNPFQPQPEAPSNAYYMKAYDKLPPELANDVALNQAIIAFYSDYSFMTTALRPHGVSYLTPSLQIASIDHAIYFHKPVKADEWMLYDMEATVTASSRGLSHGRMWQGGELVCSTVQEGLMRTREIEPR, encoded by the coding sequence ATGAATGCTTTAACCCAAGAGCTTGTAGAGCTGTTAACCCTTGAAAAACTTGAAGAACATATCTTCCGTGGACAAAGCCGTAACCTTGTCGGTAAGCGTGTTTTTGGTGGGCAAGTTTTAGGTCAGGCATTACGTGCGGCATCTTATACCGCTGACCGTCCAGTGCATTCTTTACATGCTTATTTCTTATATGGCGGTGATATTAATGCACCGATCATTTATGAAGTGGATCGTTTACGTGATGGTAAAAGCTTTTTAAGCCGTCAAGTGCGTGCCATTCAACACGGTCGTACTATTTTCTCAGCAATGGTGTCATTTGCAACACCAGAAGAAGGTTTGGATTATCAAATTGCTGAACCTGAATATCCTGCACCAGAAGAATTAAAATCAGAGCAAGAACTGAAAGAGAATTTAATTAGTTTTATTCCTGAAAATGTGCGTACTGCATTTATGCGTCCACGCCAAGTCGATATTCGCCCAATCAATATTGGCAATCCTTTTCAGCCACAGCCTGAAGCGCCGTCTAATGCTTATTATATGAAAGCTTATGACAAGCTTCCTCCAGAATTGGCGAATGATGTGGCATTGAATCAAGCGATCATTGCGTTCTATTCAGATTATTCATTTATGACCACCGCTTTGCGTCCGCATGGCGTGAGCTATTTAACTCCAAGTTTACAAATCGCCAGTATTGACCACGCAATTTATTTCCATAAGCCAGTGAAAGCAGATGAATGGATGTTGTACGACATGGAAGCCACGGTGACAGCAAGTTCTCGTGGTTTGAGCCATGGTCGTATGTGGCAAGGTGGTGAGTTGGTGTGTAGTACAGTTCAAGAAGGCTTGATGCGTACCCGTGAAATTGAACCAAGATAA
- the plsB gene encoding glycerol-3-phosphate 1-O-acyltransferase PlsB — MSKSGFGQMYRRLSSKILDLVVTPHVLGEVPTETPPLDNTAENTEVNTSKQKIVCYVLQNHSRSNALVVDGETRRLKLPPALDSFMIGNNREKAAVIFLQHQDENNYFNPPTHSFPPRLLRLVEALDQNPDLDIELVPVTMLWGRSPDKEDSLFKLLFTDTWATPSKVKQLVNIGVHGRQSFIEFHEAKSLRELVGDAQEKHPNVSPVTCIVNQLNDFLDRQREVILGPDLSDRRNVMQSLIKAPDVQDAIRKESVRSKISMIDAERKAIGFVNEIASDYSASTVRFAERALTRLWTQLYDGVEVHNFNTVRELVKDYEVIYTPCHRSHIDYLLLSYVIYKRGLMVPYIAAGDNLNMPFVGQILRGGGAFFIRRSFRGNALYTSVFKEYLFNILSRNTPLEYFIEGGRSRTGRLLPPKTGMLAMTVHGHLREKAKPIVFIPTYVGYERLMEGATYVGEMNGKAKESESIWGIVQTLKKIERIFGRVHVNFGEPVFLDDLLKQHGADQIKIEHNDDPIPQEISDAVNSSANAILENINRAVVINPVSLLSLILLATPKHTLDEDICVKQLDTYRNLLTAIPYDGRTQVTPLSGKEIIAYGLKLKLIKRVQHVLGDIIAIEDNQAVLLTYFRNNILHAFVLPSLIAALVEHNGKISKADLLNVIRTLYPFLKAELFLKWKDSEINAQVSEYIDALAQANLIFVDDEDLIFCPAPNSEDHNQLKVLAAPVRQSLERYYMTLALITQRGSGNISIRQVEELSHLVGQRLSVLYEFNSPEFFDKALFQSFVKVLTEQGYIKTNEDHAIVFDAQFRNVAQYANLVLDDVTLQMLQHITSFTDDELKEALDALAAQQAKKRLKRKKK, encoded by the coding sequence ATGTCCAAGAGTGGCTTTGGTCAAATGTATCGTCGACTTTCGAGTAAAATACTTGACCTCGTGGTAACACCACATGTTCTTGGAGAGGTTCCTACAGAAACTCCACCTCTAGACAACACAGCTGAAAATACTGAAGTAAATACAAGTAAGCAAAAAATTGTTTGCTATGTACTGCAAAATCATTCTCGTAGTAATGCTTTGGTGGTCGATGGTGAAACACGTCGTTTAAAACTACCGCCTGCATTGGATTCTTTTATGATTGGAAACAATCGTGAAAAGGCAGCGGTGATTTTCCTACAGCATCAAGATGAAAATAATTATTTCAACCCACCGACACATAGTTTTCCACCACGCTTATTGCGCTTAGTTGAAGCATTAGATCAAAACCCAGATTTAGACATCGAGTTGGTTCCTGTGACGATGTTGTGGGGACGCTCACCAGATAAAGAAGATTCACTATTTAAACTTTTATTTACCGATACTTGGGCAACGCCAAGTAAGGTTAAGCAGTTGGTGAATATAGGCGTTCATGGTCGTCAATCATTTATTGAATTTCATGAAGCAAAATCACTCCGTGAGTTGGTTGGCGATGCGCAAGAAAAGCATCCAAATGTTTCGCCTGTCACTTGTATTGTCAATCAACTGAATGATTTCCTTGATCGTCAACGTGAGGTGATTCTAGGTCCTGACTTGTCTGACCGTCGCAATGTCATGCAGTCTTTAATCAAAGCACCTGATGTACAAGACGCGATTCGTAAGGAAAGCGTCCGTTCAAAAATCAGCATGATTGATGCAGAGCGTAAAGCGATTGGCTTTGTCAATGAAATTGCTTCTGATTATTCAGCTTCAACGGTTCGTTTTGCTGAACGTGCGCTGACACGTTTATGGACGCAACTCTATGACGGTGTAGAAGTACATAACTTCAATACAGTCCGTGAGCTCGTCAAAGACTATGAAGTGATTTACACGCCATGTCACCGTAGCCATATCGACTATTTATTATTGTCTTATGTGATTTATAAACGTGGCTTGATGGTGCCGTATATCGCTGCGGGTGATAACTTAAATATGCCATTTGTAGGGCAAATTTTACGTGGTGGTGGCGCATTCTTTATTCGTCGTTCATTCCGTGGCAATGCGCTTTATACTTCGGTATTTAAAGAATATTTATTTAACATTCTGTCACGTAATACACCGCTTGAATATTTCATCGAAGGCGGGCGTTCACGTACTGGTCGTTTGCTTCCACCTAAAACGGGTATGCTGGCAATGACCGTACATGGTCATTTACGTGAAAAAGCAAAGCCAATTGTATTTATTCCAACTTACGTGGGTTATGAGCGTTTGATGGAAGGCGCGACCTATGTCGGTGAGATGAATGGTAAAGCCAAAGAGTCTGAGTCGATTTGGGGTATTGTTCAAACCTTGAAAAAGATTGAACGTATCTTCGGTCGTGTGCATGTTAACTTTGGTGAACCTGTTTTCTTAGATGATCTATTAAAACAACACGGCGCAGATCAAATCAAAATTGAACATAATGATGATCCAATTCCGCAAGAAATTTCGGATGCTGTGAATAGCTCAGCCAATGCGATCTTGGAAAATATCAACCGTGCTGTGGTGATCAACCCTGTTTCGTTATTGTCTTTAATTTTATTGGCAACACCGAAGCATACGCTAGATGAAGATATTTGCGTAAAACAGCTCGATACTTATCGTAATTTGTTGACTGCGATTCCGTATGATGGTCGTACGCAAGTCACACCACTTTCAGGTAAAGAAATCATTGCCTATGGTTTAAAACTGAAATTGATCAAGCGTGTACAACACGTATTGGGCGACATTATTGCGATTGAAGATAATCAAGCGGTATTGCTGACTTATTTCCGCAATAACATTTTACATGCCTTTGTTTTACCATCGCTCATTGCTGCTTTGGTTGAACATAATGGTAAGATCAGTAAGGCTGATTTGCTCAATGTGATTCGTACTTTATATCCATTCTTAAAAGCTGAATTGTTCTTAAAATGGAAAGACAGTGAAATCAATGCTCAAGTTTCTGAATATATTGATGCTTTGGCACAAGCGAATTTAATTTTTGTCGATGATGAAGATTTGATTTTCTGCCCTGCACCAAATTCGGAAGATCATAATCAGTTGAAAGTATTGGCTGCACCTGTACGTCAAAGTCTTGAGCGTTATTACATGACTTTGGCATTAATCACGCAACGTGGTTCAGGCAATATTTCAATTCGCCAAGTTGAAGAATTGAGTCACTTGGTCGGTCAGCGTTTGTCTGTGTTGTATGAGTTCAATTCGCCTGAGTTCTTTGATAAAGCCTTATTCCAGAGCTTTGTGAAAGTGTTGACTGAGCAAGGTTATATCAAGACCAATGAAGATCATGCGATTGTGTTTGATGCCCAGTTCCGTAATGTGGCGCAGTATGCCAACTTGGTGTTGGATGATGTCACTTTGCAAATGTTGCAACATATCACGTCATTTACCGATGATGAGTTAAAAGAAGCGTTAGATGCTTTGGCTGCTCAACAAGCGAAGAAACGCTTGAAGCGGAAGAAGAAGTAA
- a CDS encoding IS3 family transposase (programmed frameshift), which produces MAKRFSPEFKQQAIDYALSNSHESVAAIAQKLGVGYSTLDKWIRETNPAGSSKRQLSPEQQRIVELEKEVKQLKEANDNLKKSACVLSNRSCQEKYTVIQDLDMNEVTVSSACKYLGVSTSGYYAWRKRQANTAQKYNDLKAVYWQHHARLGAPSLVHDMHDLGYNMSERTIGRMLKKLGLRSRIARKYKHTTDSTHRLPTAPNLLDRQFTVTQPNKVWTTDITYIRTKEGWLYLCVMLDLFSRRIVGWQTSHRIDRQLVCDTFNYAMARQGYPTGVMVHSDQGSQYCSRDFRALLLKNDCTQSMSRRGNCWDNAVTESFFHTLKGHVVHGSVFSTRKEANAVLFDYIEIYYNRVRRHSANGWLSPEAFEQKYFKNLEGSIVHDTV; this is translated from the exons ATGGCTAAACGTTTTAGTCCCGAATTTAAACAGCAAGCGATTGATTATGCACTTTCAAACTCACACGAGTCTGTAGCTGCAATCGCCCAGAAATTAGGTGTGGGTTATTCAACATTAGATAAATGGATTCGTGAAACCAATCCGGCAGGTTCAAGCAAACGTCAACTTTCACCAGAACAACAGCGGATCGTGGAATTAGAGAAAGAAGTCAAACAGCTCAAGGAAGCCAATGACA ATCTTAAAAAAAGCGCATGTGTACTTTCTAACAGATCATGCCAAGAAAAGTACACGGTAATTCAAGATCTAGATATGAATGAAGTCACCGTATCTTCTGCCTGTAAATACCTAGGTGTCAGCACTTCAGGCTATTATGCCTGGCGAAAACGTCAAGCCAATACGGCACAGAAATATAATGACTTAAAAGCCGTATATTGGCAGCATCATGCACGATTGGGTGCACCTTCATTAGTACATGACATGCATGATTTAGGTTACAACATGAGCGAACGTACTATTGGAAGGATGCTAAAAAAGCTTGGTTTACGTAGCAGGATTGCGCGTAAATACAAGCATACGACTGATTCAACCCATCGTTTGCCTACAGCACCCAACTTGTTGGATCGCCAATTTACAGTTACTCAGCCTAATAAAGTCTGGACAACAGACATTACCTATATCCGCACTAAAGAAGGTTGGTTGTATTTATGTGTGATGCTAGATTTATTTAGCCGTCGTATCGTGGGGTGGCAAACCAGCCATCGAATAGACCGCCAGTTGGTGTGTGATACGTTTAACTATGCAATGGCTCGTCAGGGTTATCCAACTGGTGTTATGGTTCATTCGGACCAAGGCTCACAGTACTGTAGTCGTGATTTTAGAGCGCTGTTACTGAAAAATGATTGTACTCAGAGTATGTCTAGACGTGGAAACTGTTGGGATAATGCAGTGACTGAAAGCTTCTTTCATACATTAAAAGGTCATGTGGTACATGGCAGTGTGTTTTCGACTCGAAAAGAGGCGAATGCGGTCTTGTTTGATTATATTGAGATTTATTACAATCGGGTCAGAAGGCATTCTGCAAACGGCTGGTTAAGTCCAGAAGCCTTTGAACAGAAATATTTCAAGAATTTAGAGGGATCGATTGTCCACGATACTGTCTAG